The genomic DNA ATCAAGACGCGATTGCGCTGACCCTTGATGAGTGCCTCGCACGTGGTTGGCTTGACGACTCACGCTTTGCTGCCAGCTTGTTGCGACAAGGTGTGAGTAAACACCATGGCTGGTTACGCATTTGCCAAGACGCCAAGCGAAAAGGCATCGACACTGAGTTGTTAGCACGCGCCGAACAGGAGCAGGAGGTTGACTGGTATGCGCTAGCCAGAGAAACCGCACAGCGCAAATATGCCGATCTAGATGGTCGCCTTCCGCCAACGGACCAAAAAGAAAAAGCGAAGCGCATGCGCTTTTTACAGTCACGTGGCTTTAACTTTGATCAAATCCAATACGCACTCAGTTACGATCCGGACACGCATTTCTAAACCAATCCCACTCTGTCTCTTTTCCGCACGCGATCGGTTGTTTACAATGGCGTAAATAAAACCATGCTTCCATCGCGTCACGACCATATCTGGTTGCTAACGCAATATTCGATTATCAGGATTAGCCAATGTATATGAGCACTGATGAGATCCGTACAGCGTTTCTCAAGTTCTTTGAAAGCAAAGGGCACCAGATTGTGCCTAGCTCGTCGCTCGTGCCAGCCGATGACCCAACGCTTTTGTTCACCAACGCAGGAATGAACCAGTTTAAAGACACCTTTTTAGGGGTTGAAAAGCGTGACTACACGCGCGCAACGTCAGCACAGCGCTGTGTGCGTGCGGGTGGTAAACACAACGACCTTGAAAACGTCGGTTTTACCGCGCGCCATCATACTTTCTTTGAAATGCTGGGTAACTTCAGCTTTGGTGATTATTTCAAAAAAGAAGCCATTGCGTTTGCTTGGGAGTTTCTCACTGAAACCATTGGCTTACCAAAAGAAAAGCTGTTGGTAACTGTATACGAAACCGATGACGAAGCATTTGATATTTGGCATCAGCAAATTGGTGTCCCAGCGGATCGCATTGTGCGTATCGGTGATAAAGAAGGCGGTAAGCCTTACGAGTCAGATAACTTCTGGCAAATGGGTGATACTGGGCCATGCGGACCATGTAGCGAAATTTTCTATGATCACGGTGAGCATATCTGGGGCGGTCC from Salinivibrio kushneri includes the following:
- a CDS encoding regulatory protein RecX; this encodes MAASCQEVAVGLLARRDHSVHELQQKLTQRGFDQDAIALTLDECLARGWLDDSRFAASLLRQGVSKHHGWLRICQDAKRKGIDTELLARAEQEQEVDWYALARETAQRKYADLDGRLPPTDQKEKAKRMRFLQSRGFNFDQIQYALSYDPDTHF